The Umboniibacter marinipuniceus genomic sequence AAACGTCTGGCTAAAGATAACTTCAATCCAAGTGCAGCGCGACCTTTTCCCTTATCAAGGCCCCATAAAACCATGTTTTTTCCAAATCTATGACGCATATAAGAAATCACCACTATTAACCGCAAATCGAAGGGTGCGATTACAAATTCAGGGCTAACACGATCAATTAACGTTCGAAGCGCCGGTACATAAGCGAATCGGTAGAAATATTTAAAGTCGGTCTTTAGAATTTCGAACCTAACATCTTTCTCGAGAATTTTGTCATCGATAGCTCCCACTAAAACAACAACTTTATATCTTTCCGTCAAGGCATTGAAGAACTCTACACGATAATGCATCAAAGACTCTTGAAATATAAGTAACGTTTTACGAGCCTGCATATATCTCACCTCGAATGAGACGTAAAAAAACATAACCAAGAAACGTAAAAATACCGGACACGATGATTTGAAATAAGAACAAATCGAAACCCCCACCTCGAATTAAAATCAAAAAACTGTACACAAAAAACAAAGAAAGCAGAGAATAAGAATAATTTGCTACACGAACTCTATCCGTTAGCTTTATGAAAAGCGTTTCAAAAAGCAAGAAGATATAAAAAGCGACTGCAAAACCTATAAACGAAAAATTCCAAAATATCTCTGCATAAAAATTTGGTGGCCAAGAGCCTCCCTTCGCCCTGAATGAGGGGTCATACATCAGCGTGTACAAATCCACAAAGCTTTGGGGCTTGCTTTCGAACAACTCCCTCGGAACTACCAAAAAGATAAACTTTACGATCGTTTCGCCATAAGCAATTAAGCTCGAATCGCCTAGAATGTATTCGACTGCTTGTATCGAATGAAAGAAAGTATAATTTACCTCAATATTGTTAAAAAAATACACAAGAAAAAGGTCAGACATTAAATAGTCTTTTACAAGTGGAATCGCGTCGCTTACGGAATTTACGTCATAGCCGCCATAACCCCTCGTGATTGACATAACAACAATTAAAAAAACAATAAAAAATACCAACGCTAGCGTTACTAAAATAATACGAATATTTATCTTATTGACGTTGAATAGTAACTCTAAGTAAACAATTGGAAACACAAGAAAAATGGCATCGCGCTTATCAGAAAACGAAAAGTACGAAAAGCCCAAAAGAATCAACATATAAATAACGTACCGCGAGCTGCCCAAACGAACACACGAATAATAGATCAGCGATATTGCGACGAGTGCTTTGGGAATCACCGCGATGCCGCCAGACCCTCCCACCACACTTAAATCGACGTCAAAAAAGGCGAAAGGGAGCGAGACTAGTAACGTAGTAAAAAACAAATATTTAGCGCGAGCAGCAACTTCCCGCCTCTCAACTGCGTTTATACTGTAATTTGACCTTAACAGACTCGAACTAGTCTTTGTATAAACTAAGAATACAATAAAATTGAATGCTAGCATTACAAATGTCGCTAGCTGATAATACTGCCAACTTTTATAATTATTGAGATTATCTAAACTGTACACCAAGCCTTTGCTATAAGCCCAGCTACCAAGAGAAAATGAAACCAACACATACAGCAGTGTTAGAACTGTCGGCCTCATGAAATCTATAAGCGCACCTTTAGTTCGCACATACGACAGCAACACCATTAGTTGCGATGCGTATAGAAGAAAACTATAGTCCCTTACACTCTCATCATCGAACAAGAATACAAATATACAAGGAAGTAAAAATATAAAACTATGCATGATTTCGCTTGGCGATCCTTGCGTTATAAACCATCAAAAACGCCAATACCATTTCAGATAATAGTGTTGACAATGCCGCACCCGATACCCCATAGCGAGCGATAAAAACGTAATTAAATAGAACATTCAACAAAAGACTTATTGTGACGTAAATCGGCATTAGCTTGACAAACCCTTGGTAATTACTCAAATGAAAACCGTAAAGGTATAACACGTGAAACAAGAAGCTTATAATCAATATTCTCGCCACCACATCGGAATTCCGATACTCAATCGGAAAGTGTTCGATTATGGGATCATAAATAACAGACAAGAAGAAAATTAAAATAACAAGACAGCATGCAGCAATTGAACATACTTTAAAAAGAATCCTCTGTGCAACACACAGTGTTTTAACACGGTAAAACACAGGTGTATAATATATAAAAATTACGCTCAGTGAAAAGAAAGCTAGCGAAGCAACATTGTATGAGAATCCGTATACAGCGAGATCGACCACACTCAACATATCCTTTACCATAATTCGATCGACAAAGCTGTACATAATATTAATTAAAGATTGCATTGCAAAAGGCACTAAAACTAAAACACTGTTTAACTTTGGCAGAGCTTCGACAAAACCTAGCGATAATGGGTCGGCTATATGATTTCGCAAGGACGTTACGACGACTGCGATAAAAAGTGCCGCTGGGTATGAGAGGCTTTGAGCTCCCAACACAACCACTAAGAACATACAAATTGCGAACTTCAATGACTGAAACAGTAACTTGGAGCGAAAATAGTCGCGATGTTGACCGTCTGCCCTAAACTTTATGTTCTTGAGCTCGTAAACCGCCAACATGACGCTTGAACAAAGTATTAGTAAAAAAGGCACTCCCTTACTCAGAGATGCAATCCCTGAGATGAAGGTAACAAGACCAACACTTGTAACGATAATAGCTATAAAGAAAATCACAGATATTGCTATGCCGTATTGAGTTAATTTTGCTCCGAGACTTTCGCTTGACTGATAAACTTTTATAAAGTAATTGGATTGCCCGAACAGAAGTAACGACACTAGCACCTGTTCAACTGCGACGTAAAATACGACGTACCCAAATTCTGTTGGCGTTAGAAGTAAAGGCAGTATAAGAATAAGCCCAAGACTAAGCCCTCTAGCCAAGAGTTCATTCACACCATATCTTACCAAGCCGAATATGCTTTTCATCCGATACTGTATCTATAAACCTAAAAAGCCTTTTCCATTAAGTCCGACTAGCACATAAGAGGCCTTTAGTATCTACAATAAAATCCGAATCAATATCAATATTCTCAAATTGCTGATGCCTTACCAATAGGACATGGATATCTGCCTGAGTAATAGCTTCATCCATATCAACTAAAGTAACTTGGTCTATACTTAGTTCGGATACATTTGGTTCAACGACTAGTATCTTCCCTAGGTGATTCTTTGCGAACGATACTACAATATCTATTGATGGGCTTTCCCTTAGATCATCTATATCTGGCTTGAATGCAAGGCCATAAAAGGCGACCGCCACATCGATTTGCGATTTTCTGGGATTAAGTTCGAGGTACTTACCAACTGTTTGCGATACCTTTTCTTCTACCCAAGAAGGCTTTTCGTCATTGATTGTTCGGGCGGTCTTTACCAAACGCGCTTCATCCGGGGTTTTGGAAACTATAAACCAAGGGTCCACAGCGATACAATGACCCCCAACACCTGGACCTGGCTCTAGTATATTGATTCGCGGATGCCTGTTAGCCAACGAGATTAACTCCCAAACATTAATACTTAATTTATCACAGATTATTGATAGCTCATTGGCGAATGCAATTTGAACATCACGACAGGCGTTCTCTGTAAGCTTCGCCATTTCTGCAGTGCGCGCATTCGTAGTTACGCACTCACCCTCTACAAACGTTTTATAGAGCTCAATCGCAGCAGTCGAGCACCAGGGCGTCATGCCTCCAATCACTCGATCGTTTTCGACAAGCTCTCGTACGACTTGCCCGGGTAAAACACGCTCCGGACAGTGTGCTACGCGTATATCAGAGTCTTCACCGTGTGTTTTTGGGAAACTAAGATCTGGGCGAGCCGCTGCGAGCCACTCGGCCATTTGCTCGGTCGCGCCAACCGGGGAGGTCGATTCTAATATTACTAAGTTGCCTTTTTTCAAGACTGGCGCAATAGCGTTCGCTGCCGACTCAATATAACTCAGGTCTGGCTCAGGAATTTCGCTGCCGTTATTCTTAAACGGCGTAGGTACTGCGATGAGGAAAGCATCGGCCGGTTCTGGCGTCGTCACCGCTCTAAGATAACCCTCATTGACTGCTGCGTGTACTATCATATCGAGCTCAGGCTCAACAATGTGAATCTCTCCTCGATTAATCGTGTCTACCGCATGTTGATTTACATCAACACCAATGACTTTTTTCTTACGCGAGGCAAACATTGCCGCTGTGGGTAGGCCGATATACCCAAGGCCGACTACTGAGATGGTTTCAAAAGACATATCTTTACTCTTTATTTTGCTAGCTGATCTAAAATACGCTCACACGCCTTACCGTCACCGTAAGGGTTATGAGCGAAGCTCATTTCGTTATAGGTTGCTTGATCTGTAAGCAGCCGATTTAAGTTTTGTGTGATGATTTCCACATCGGTACCCACCAACTTGACCGTACCCGCGCTTACCGCCTCGGGTCGCTCGGTCGTATCGCGCATTACCAACACCGGCTTACCTAAACTTGGAGCCTCCTCTTGGATACCTCCCGAATCGGTAAGGATGATGTGAGCGCGGGTCATTAGGTATACAAACGGTAAGTACTGCTGCGGCTCAATCAAGTGTATGTTCGCTGCACAACCAAGAATTCGATTGACTGGCTCTTGCACATTGGGATTTAGGTGCACCGGGTAAAGAACTTGCACATCTTCGTGCTGTTGAGCGACTTTAGCTAACGCCTCACAGATACGCTCGAAACCACCACCAAAGCTTTCGCGACGGTGGCCAGTGACTAAAATTAGC encodes the following:
- a CDS encoding polysaccharide biosynthesis C-terminal domain-containing protein → MNELLARGLSLGLILILPLLLTPTEFGYVVFYVAVEQVLVSLLLFGQSNYFIKVYQSSESLGAKLTQYGIAISVIFFIAIIVTSVGLVTFISGIASLSKGVPFLLILCSSVMLAVYELKNIKFRADGQHRDYFRSKLLFQSLKFAICMFLVVVLGAQSLSYPAALFIAVVVTSLRNHIADPLSLGFVEALPKLNSVLVLVPFAMQSLINIMYSFVDRIMVKDMLSVVDLAVYGFSYNVASLAFFSLSVIFIYYTPVFYRVKTLCVAQRILFKVCSIAACCLVILIFFLSVIYDPIIEHFPIEYRNSDVVARILIISFLFHVLYLYGFHLSNYQGFVKLMPIYVTISLLLNVLFNYVFIARYGVSGAALSTLLSEMVLAFLMVYNARIAKRNHA
- the wecC gene encoding UDP-N-acetyl-D-mannosamine dehydrogenase, with the translated sequence MSFETISVVGLGYIGLPTAAMFASRKKKVIGVDVNQHAVDTINRGEIHIVEPELDMIVHAAVNEGYLRAVTTPEPADAFLIAVPTPFKNNGSEIPEPDLSYIESAANAIAPVLKKGNLVILESTSPVGATEQMAEWLAAARPDLSFPKTHGEDSDIRVAHCPERVLPGQVVRELVENDRVIGGMTPWCSTAAIELYKTFVEGECVTTNARTAEMAKLTENACRDVQIAFANELSIICDKLSINVWELISLANRHPRINILEPGPGVGGHCIAVDPWFIVSKTPDEARLVKTARTINDEKPSWVEEKVSQTVGKYLELNPRKSQIDVAVAFYGLAFKPDIDDLRESPSIDIVVSFAKNHLGKILVVEPNVSELSIDQVTLVDMDEAITQADIHVLLVRHQQFENIDIDSDFIVDTKGLLCASRT